The genomic stretch CACGGCTCGTTGGGTTTGTGCCGCCAATACACGAACCAGGTTTGCATCCGTCATCGGGTTCAGCGGATGGTGTTGCATGCCGCACTCGTTCAACATCGCGTCACCGACGAACAAGTGACCTTGAAAAACCGTTCGTCGGTTCTCGGGGAAACTAGGACAAAAGATCGTTTGCTGCACATTCAAGTGATCCATCAACGCCTCGGCGACGGGGCCAATATTGCCATCGGGGGTCGAGTCGAACGTGCTGCAGTACTTGAAGAAAAATCGCTCGGTTCCGATCGATGCGAGCCAACGGGCCGCATCACACGATTGATGGCAAGCCTGATCGGCGGCGATCGAACGCGACTTCAATGCCACAACGACGGCGTCAAAGCCTGCGACCAAACTTGCATTCGCAGGGATACCGAAACACTGGACGACGCGCATCCCGCTGCGGCGCATCAATCCGGCCACATCGGTCGCACCCGTGAAGTCATCCGCGATGCAACCGATCAACGGGCCGCGTACGTCTTGGTTCATCAGTGCGTTTCCGTATTTGTGATGGTTTGAAACCCCATCGCCGAAACGGGATCGGGTTCACCGTCACCCACGATGGCGATCGCGCGGACGGGGCATCCATCGCCACCGACAATCCTAAGCGGCAGGGCGATGAATTGACATCGATCAGTGCCGATTTGGTCTAAGTGAGCGAGGCCTTCGATGATGACAATGCCGGCCTTGAAGAGAATGTGATGGATCTCGGTGACTTCGGATAGATCGTTGACGTCCGCGACCGATGGCGGCTCGACGCCGACCAGACGGACTTGGTGGTGAGCGAACCAATTCGCCAATTCCGTCGAGATGCGAGGCAATCGGTCGCGATACTCAGCCGCCCGGTAACGTCGATACCAATCCGTTCGGATCAGCAGGCGTTCGCCGGGCGCAAGATCGCGTCCGAGGGCACGATGAAATTCTTCCACAGAGATCGATTGGGACGGCTCGGCGGGCGACAGATCGACGACCGTCGCGATTCCACAGCAAGCCTCTAGATTCAATTCGTCGATCGACTGGCCATGGGGCAAGAAGTGGCAAGTCGCGTCCATGTGCGTGCCGCAATGCGAATACAGCCGCAGCATGGTGGCCCGCCAGCCGTCGCGGTCGATTGATTTATGAGGTTCGACGCTGGCATTGGGCAGGTTGCCGTCAATGGGCAGCGTTAGGTCGATGATTCGGCGCATGGTCGATTCCGCGGTTTGATTCCGTCGGTTGATTCCGCAACGGTCGTCGCACAGTGTAAAGTGAAAGGACTGCCGGTGTCACGGCGGCGCGATGTCCTTGACGGCGTCGGAAAGGATGTCACCGACCGCGAGCTTCCATGAATGAGAAAGAACGTCTGAACGAGATTCAAATGCGGGCCGATGGGCTGGCTCGTTTGATGGACGATATCATTACCATTCCGTTTCTTGGAATTCGGTTGGGCTGGGACAGCATCCTGGGGTTCATTCCTGGTATTGGTGATGCGGCGGGTTTGGTATCGCACGGTTTTTTGATCTTACAGGCACACCGGGCGGGTGCTCGCAAGCGTGTGTATTGGTGGATGTTTATCTATGCTCTGATCGACTTCGTGATCGGAGCGATTCCGGTGTTGGGCGATTTGTTCGACATCTTTTGGAAAAGCAATCGCAAGAGTGCAGATCTGCTGCGCCGCGAGATTGCACATCAGGCTTCCCAACAAGGTTGAAGTAAAAATGAGTCATCAAGAGTTGACGGACGCGCTTGCGAGCGTCCACCGCGAACTAGCCAATGCCGACCAACTTGATCCCGGCGACGTCGAGCGATTGCAAGCGACGATGAAAGAAATCGAAGTCGCGATACAGCAGCGAGCGAAGACCGATACATCGCTTAGCGAGAACGTTACCGATGCGGCGACTTCGTTCGAAGAATCGCACCCAAGATTGACGATGGAGCTGGGTCGCATCGCCGACATGTTGCAACAGATGGGTTTCTAGTCGTTCGCAGCCACTTTTGCGACGGCATCGGCGATCCGCGGCGAGACGGTTCGGTCCAGCGGATCGGGCAGGATCTTGTCAGCCGTGGGTTGCTCGACGCAGGCAGCGAGGGCACGCGCGGCGGCGACTTTCATCTCTTCGGTGATCGAATGCGCCGCCGAATCGAGGGCACCGCGGAAGATTCCAGGGAAAACCAGCACGTTGTTGACTTGGTTCGGAAAGTCGCTGCGACCGGTGCCCACAATCGCGGCGCCACCCGCGTGGGCTTCCTCGGGCATGATTTCGGGAATCGGGTTGGCCATCGCCAGCACAATCGCGTTGTCGTTCATTGTGCGGATATCAGCCGCGGTTAGCAGATTGCCTTTGCTGACGCCGATGAAAACGTCTGCGCCCACAAGTGCTTCCTTCAAACCGCCCGCGACCGATTGCCGATTGGTGTACGCCAACAGTTCTTGTTTGTAACCGGCCAGATCATCGCGGTCCCGATGAATCGCGCCGCGTGAATCGCAAACGATCACGTCTTTGACGGGAACACAAACGTTGGGGTCGTGCCCGACACAACGCAGCAGCTTTGCGATCGCCGTGCCCGCCGCGCCGGCGCCGTTGATGACGATTTTCAGATCGATCAAGCTGCGGCCTAGTACCTTGGCCGAATTGATCAGTGCAGCCAACAACACGATCGCGGTTCCGTGCTGGTCGTCGTGAAAGACGGGAATGTCCAGACACTGCAACCGTTGTTCCACCTCGAAGCACCGTGGCGCCGAAATATCTTCCAGATTGATGCCACCGAAAACCGGCGCGATGCGTTTGACGGTTTCGACAATGTCGTCGACGTTTTGGGTATCCAAACAGATCGGCCACGCGTCAATTCCGGCAAACTCTTTGAACAGGATCGCCTTGCCCTCCATGACCGGGATTGCAGCATACGGGCCAATGTTGCCCAAGCCTAAAACCGCAGACCCGTCGCTAACCACGGCGACCGTGTTGCGTTTGATCGTCAGGTCCCGCGCTCGCATCGGATCGGCCGCGATCACTTCACAAGGCCGCGCGACGCCGGGAGTGTAGGCGACCGAAAGATCATCGCGGGTCAGAATGGGCATCCGCGACTGGATTCCCATCTTGCCACGCAGTTGTTCGTGAATGATCAAACTGCGTTCAAAAAAATCAGACATCGCGAGCACCTTGGGCGTGGATAGTCATCCACCAGTTGCGGCCCCTGGCGGCGTTTTGCAAAACGAGCCGTTCACCGCGCGTGCCCGCCGAAACATCCGACTTAAACGGGAACCTTGCAGGGCACCAAAGACGGGCGAACTGAAAATTGCCAAGCAGCAAACAGGATGGTCGTGAAGATCAAGTCACCAGCAACCGTATAACCGAAAAACGGAATCGCGGCCGCGTAACAAGCCAGCAACCCGATGGCGGTCATCGAATACCAGCCCGCGAGCCAAACGCCCAAGTTGCTGATCAAGAAAAACAGAGTCGATGCGGCCAGCGAACCACCCGCGGTTCGAACCGTTTTACCTATCCCGCCGGACGACTGATGGCGTGCAAGCCAGCGTCCCACCGGCACGGCTAACGTGGCGCCTGCGTAAACGCTGGCCATCGCGATTGGCGAATAGAACCCCATGCCGGGAATCCCAAGCAAATGCCCGACAATGTCGCTCACCAGCAAAACTGCTGCGGGCACCAAATAGGCGCGACGTCCCGCCAAATAGCATCCGGCGAACAATCCGAGTGCACCGACACAGGCGACGTTGGGCGGATGAGGCAAAAAACGGCTAGCGGCCACAATCAGGGTTAACGCGTAGAACATCATGGCGGGCGAGGGCTCTTTCGAGAATAAAGGGTTTCACCGATGACTGTATCCGACCGGTCAAACCCGCGGAAGACCTTCCCCTTGCCTATCTTACGGGAAGTCACTCTACGGCAGGACAATCATCCCGGTCGCCACCGCGGCCGATTCGGCGATGATCGCTCGTCGATCCCACGGCGGACGCTGGAACGTCCGCGGGGCACAGGATCCGGGGCGGTAGTAGCCCAGCGTGTATTCACAGTCGCAGGGGTGACTGATCGCCATCAAGTAGGGCAGCATCGGCACCGTGGCGAAGAATCGGACGCCACTTGCCAGGGGTTGAGCGATCCCGAACCGCTCGTGCCCGTGCCGTTCAAGCATCCGGTCTTCGAAGTATCGCGGGTTCGAGTAGGTGTTCGGTGCGGCCCAGTCGGCCATCGACCAAGACCAATTACCAGCCCGGTCGGCTCCCGATTCGGGTAACGCTTGCAGGGGACGTTCTTCGCCCTCGCGGAATCCGTCCGGTGTCTTTCCATTTCCGATGCCCTCGAATGCCGTCGAGCGACCTTGGATCGGTGGAATGATGAAGCGGCCATCGACGAACTTCGGCTGCGAATCCTTTTCGGCGGTCATGCCGACCTCATCGTCAATGTCTGCTTGATCAGCCGCCATGACCGTGCCCGAAACGACAACGCAGATCAAAAGCGATGTCATCCAGACCAGCGGCGTTATGACCGCGAACGGGGAATTCAATGGGCAGACCGCGAGAGTATTCGTTTTCATCGTTCAGATTCATCCATCCTTGGGTGCATCGTGTCCAAGAGATAGGTTCGGCCGTTTCGACCCTCAAGACATAGCTTGACCGACCAACGGCGCAAAAGCGGCATCGACGGCACAACCGTCACGACCCCAATCTCTATGGCTGTTCGTCAAGGAACCCACGACTGGCTTGCCAGCCACACCGTTTTGCATGACCTAGCTTTCAACCGACCCATTCACGATTCTCGCGAGCCAAACATGCAAACGGTCCAGTACTACGAAGAACCCGTCGTTCCGAACAACTCGATGTCCATGAAGGCAAGATTGTTTTGGACGCTCGTATTCTTCGGTCCCGCAACGTTCTTCCTTGTTCAGCGGGACTTCGTCGCAGCCGCCATGTTGATGGTCGCCGGTTTCGCCGCGTTTGCCGGTTATCGCAGCGGCGTGTTCTCGATATTCGCATCGGTCGTCGCGCTTGCTGCGGCAATCGCCTTTGCACCAAAAATCGGGATGGAGAACGCTTATCGGTTCTCGGAAATTTTCGGTACGACGGGATTGGCAAACCGATTTCTCAGTATCGGCATCGTCGCAGCAGCGATCGGCATGTTTGTGATGCTGTGCCTATGGTTCATCCTCGGGCGGATGGTCCGCCGTCGGTCATCGCTGGATCGATGGAACCGTCGCCTGGGCTTTACGTTCGGAATGTTGCAAGGCGTCGCCGGTCTGGTGTTCTTCTTGGGCGGCATGTTGGTCGTCGAACCGATGCAGAAGCAACGTGCGGCTCAAGGTGATGCCAAAGAAGGCAAAAGCCAATTCGCATCGAACGTGATTTTGAAAACGGCCGCAGCGACACATTCAAGCGTGGTCGGGCCATACATCGTCAAATACAATCCGTTGGAATGGGTGCCGGAGCTGAACAAGGTCGAAGAATTCGGACGAACCGCCGAAGTGCTTCGCGATCCGGTCAAAATGCAAGAACTATTAGATGCACCGGAAATCAAGACGCTGCGTGAACAGCCTTCCGTGCAACGACTTGTCAATCAACTGAACACGGATCCCGACGTCC from Rubripirellula tenax encodes the following:
- a CDS encoding cyclase family protein, whose protein sequence is MRRIIDLTLPIDGNLPNASVEPHKSIDRDGWRATMLRLYSHCGTHMDATCHFLPHGQSIDELNLEACCGIATVVDLSPAEPSQSISVEEFHRALGRDLAPGERLLIRTDWYRRYRAAEYRDRLPRISTELANWFAHHQVRLVGVEPPSVADVNDLSEVTEIHHILFKAGIVIIEGLAHLDQIGTDRCQFIALPLRIVGGDGCPVRAIAIVGDGEPDPVSAMGFQTITNTETH
- a CDS encoding DUF4112 domain-containing protein, with protein sequence MNEKERLNEIQMRADGLARLMDDIITIPFLGIRLGWDSILGFIPGIGDAAGLVSHGFLILQAHRAGARKRVYWWMFIYALIDFVIGAIPVLGDLFDIFWKSNRKSADLLRREIAHQASQQG
- a CDS encoding DUF4404 family protein is translated as MSHQELTDALASVHRELANADQLDPGDVERLQATMKEIEVAIQQRAKTDTSLSENVTDAATSFEESHPRLTMELGRIADMLQQMGF
- a CDS encoding NAD(P)-dependent malic enzyme, which encodes MSDFFERSLIIHEQLRGKMGIQSRMPILTRDDLSVAYTPGVARPCEVIAADPMRARDLTIKRNTVAVVSDGSAVLGLGNIGPYAAIPVMEGKAILFKEFAGIDAWPICLDTQNVDDIVETVKRIAPVFGGINLEDISAPRCFEVEQRLQCLDIPVFHDDQHGTAIVLLAALINSAKVLGRSLIDLKIVINGAGAAGTAIAKLLRCVGHDPNVCVPVKDVIVCDSRGAIHRDRDDLAGYKQELLAYTNRQSVAGGLKEALVGADVFIGVSKGNLLTAADIRTMNDNAIVLAMANPIPEIMPEEAHAGGAAIVGTGRSDFPNQVNNVLVFPGIFRGALDSAAHSITEEMKVAAARALAACVEQPTADKILPDPLDRTVSPRIADAVAKVAAND
- a CDS encoding DUF6580 family putative transport protein — encoded protein: MMFYALTLIVAASRFLPHPPNVACVGALGLFAGCYLAGRRAYLVPAAVLLVSDIVGHLLGIPGMGFYSPIAMASVYAGATLAVPVGRWLARHQSSGGIGKTVRTAGGSLAASTLFFLISNLGVWLAGWYSMTAIGLLACYAAAIPFFGYTVAGDLIFTTILFAAWQFSVRPSLVPCKVPV
- a CDS encoding CvpA family protein — its product is MAVRQGTHDWLASHTVLHDLAFNRPIHDSREPNMQTVQYYEEPVVPNNSMSMKARLFWTLVFFGPATFFLVQRDFVAAAMLMVAGFAAFAGYRSGVFSIFASVVALAAAIAFAPKIGMENAYRFSEIFGTTGLANRFLSIGIVAAAIGMFVMLCLWFILGRMVRRRSSLDRWNRRLGFTFGMLQGVAGLVFFLGGMLVVEPMQKQRAAQGDAKEGKSQFASNVILKTAAATHSSVVGPYIVKYNPLEWVPELNKVEEFGRTAEVLRDPVKMQELLDAPEIKTLREQPSVQRLVNQLNTDPDVQEMLKSGNSLTPSMAMKLLSHPAVMELVDQPGFLTEAAKVIKNAAPTPGFAN